In Mixophyes fleayi isolate aMixFle1 chromosome 3, aMixFle1.hap1, whole genome shotgun sequence, the genomic stretch taacacgcACCGCTGctagctgtagtgctcacatagtaccAGTTCTAATAGGAGAAGCAattgtttattctattataataggactctgttgtgcaccaagagctgggtggcaagtaaaaacagccgggtggagcacccaggaagaACACTGGGCATATCACTCATGGTTCACATTAGAACTTATGTACAGAGTGTGTCCAGTGTTCTGAGAGGGCAGAGCCTGTCAATCCATTCTACTGCTGTATGCAAAGTTATAGACAGCCGTTCAAATTTCCCAAATGGCTATAGTGCTCCATATTTTTCTGTTCAGACCCAGTCATCAAAAGATATTTAAAAGCcaatcaaaaaaatataaatgtgcccATAAGTGCCGTGATGTAGACAGGCAATTGTCCAGAAATTGTAGCGTGTTTGACCACAGTTGGGCATGTCCATGAACATGGTGGGAAGATTATCTCTCTCAAAATGATCTGGGCCACTGTGACCCTATTGCTCAGTAGTTAAATAAAGCAGCAGCATTTTAGTGGTATGTTTTCAACACGTTTCCCATGTGCAATGCAATCAAGTATACTGGTAGCTCATGTCAAAGCATGAGATATAGGTTGTTCTAAACATAAAAAGTAGTGttaaaaaactagaaaaaaatgGTAGGAATGAgatatgatgattatatatatatatatatgcctgacACTTACGCCGTTAATTATATTGGCCCAAATGCCTTCCAACAAATATAGTCAACAGGTAAACCAAGAGGACGTTTAACAAAACCGTAGCGTATGAAAAAAATCCTGTTACCAATAGTGGCGAGCACAAATagtaccaaaaaaagaaaaagccgTCACCTGTCCATTTAAAACGTATACCTTGTTCCTGAGACAAAGTAAACTGAACTACTTTGGAGTTACAGCATGAAGGCATGGGCCCCAACGCTTCTTTCACAATATTTAATCAGAGTGCATTATGACAAGGAATTGTCTGTTTGCCCGACAATTACCACAATATCAATTAGAACTTTGCAGCAGACTTCCATTTTAGTGCAGGCTTCTAACACAgttatgtttgtaattttacttctcgGCATGAGGGAACCAGAACCGTAATgtagttacacacacacagaagaaagATACCTTTGACAGCTGTGTTTAGTTAGAGCTTATGTGAAACAAAAGCTCTCAGAGCTTGTAATGTAAATGCAATCTGCATTTCTTTACTGCCAGGATACCAAAAGCAGAATCAATCATAGGTAATGCAGACCATATAAGTCTGAAAGTACACATCTTCTCAGACAGTAGACTCCTCATCGCTGGACTTCAGAAAAGGCTGCAACTTTGCTTCTGCATTAATGGATTCATTCCCCACTATGTGCTTCCCTATAGTCCCAAAATTGTCTGCACAGTCGAGAAGTTCAAAAGTGTCCAGTTAAGGGTGGTGTCTCAAAAGACAGCATTGAAGCTAGTGCTTTTCCAGCTTTAGAAGCCCCCATACCCAATTTTATAGCGTTTTCATTGCATCTAGAGAACTGCAGCACTTTTAACAGCTCATTGATTTTAACACGCGCTTAATACACTGTATGAGAAACATAATGCATTTCAATTGTAGAGCGTTACTAAGCACTTTGGACACTTTCCAAAATGTTGTACCTATGAAGGTGCTCATAGgaccatagattataagcttgcgagcagggccttctcacctctttgcctGTTTTACTAAGTtcgtttattactgtgtttgtttccaattgtaaagcgctacagaatttgctggcactatataaataaatgatgatatccaCTCCtttttctccaagaaattaaTGATCTCTATGTGGCACGTTTACATACTGCACTTTAAATGTGTAGGGAAAAGCACCTGTGTGACACCAACCTACAGAATTCTGGCTACAAGCTACCTTAATTGTTAACCACCTGACCTGTTAAGATGTATTTTGGTAAAACTATTAATTGGGCTTCTAGATCATAACATTTTCACTGCTGTCCAATGTAAAAGTGTGACATTTACACTAGGGGgggttaaattaaaaataaaaagcaattgtTAGCCATTCAATTTGTAAGGAAATTACAACTTCCTTACAAGCTGCAAGATTCTTGATTGTGAATGGGGTTAATGAAATATGTTCTGGATTAAGTGACAGCTGTACAGTGTATTACAGAAGTTAGCTAGTAAACTGAAGGCAGGACACTATGCTTTAATTATTCCAGTCTGTCAAAAATACAAGGGATAATCTCTTCTTAGAATGAGGAGATCTCAGACAGCAGATGTCAAAGATTTGTACATTAGCCATAAAAGCTGAATCAATTATTTCCTGATGCTGCAGAATTGTCTAGTGCTCACAATTATATGCAATAAACTCTGGTAAATTATGCAGATTGCAGATATTCAGAAAGCATGGTATATAACACCAAATCATTTTATCAgatatttactttttataaaaCCTGTAAAGAATCCCAACAATGTTAACAATCTAGACTGAAAAATATCTTCATGTGcaaataatttatgtataaaaatatatgaatatctTTACATGTAAATGACAATTAAATAGATGTACTTCAACTTGTTACACTACAGTGGAATTATTCACCATGCATTTTGCCTTAAATGATTATTGTCCGAGACATGCTAAGAAACGCAGACAACCCAACAACCAAACTGATCCACATTTGGACCAGGcacagggtcctccaacagcataCAGTAGTGATACAAGGATTCTGCAAATGAATGCAGGAAGATTATGTGCTCAAActacacaaaaaaatattacaaaacttGTCAGTCAGATACAGAATAGTTATTTTGCCTTTTGTCTGATCTTTTCTATATCTGACCAGGCCAAACAAGAACACGTACTCATTACTGTATCAATATACCTATTACTAAAGCTGACTACACACCTGCAAATGACTTGCAAACTGCAAAAATATGACCAATCGGGTGCTGAGCTGATAGACAGCCCCTCATTTTAGCTGACATTAGACATGTTAAAATTTTCTAAATACAGCCACTCGATTGGATGTAAAGGTTGACTTTAGGACAGGGTCACAAAAGATGCAAAAAAAGCCATGTTACTTTCACTGAGgaaaaatcaaattatttcacAAAGACAACCAAAACAAGTTATTTGATTTGTAGAATGGGAGCAGTATAAACTAGAGCAATATGATTCCCCATAACACTGACAAGAGGTTGAAATTGAAGGACTCtattgggcatattcaattagccgcaatgttacGGTAATACGGCATCCCAAAattgcagatttcccttcgcaaccctattgGGGGGGAGGTAATACGCAATGTTGCAGTAATACAGACTGCCTTCACGCCCCTTCCAGAGACACACTgtgcacaattgaatatgcccttaaacCTAGATTTAAAAAAGGGTAACGCACAGTCACAATCATGTCAGCTATAACGACTAAACACTACTAACTGGGGAGTAACTGGCACATGGAGAGATCAAATCAAATTGAGATCATTAGTGATTGGGACTATTTTGTAAGCACTGCTACTTTACAATAATCCTTACTACAAATAGCTTTCAAGTTAAGCTCCAAATCGCCAAGGAATTTACAGTTATTCCACACTGCATAGACTTACTGGATTGTTCGGATCACTTTCTTTTAAACACCAGAAAGcacatacattaatataatatacagtatagacaTGTGCAGGTAGGCGGGTTACAGAATTGTAATAGCATGAGTTCCGTTAGCACAAATAGATTTGAAAGGCAAGACAAATCAAGTTTTGTTGCAGCCTTCTACCTACCAGGTATGGTAACAAAGGCTACAGATTATACAGAGAGGGAATTAAATCAGGACTTTAAGAGACAGGTAACAAAATTCATCTCCAGCAGCAAATGTCAGAGAAAAGGGCATTCTCTGGTATGTCTGTTCCAAATGAGAATCACCGATATAAAGCACTGCACAATGCCATTCCACTTTCCAGGGAAACTGTATTCAGAATAAAGTCCTGATGAGAGTCTTTACAAACGGGATCAATATCTATTAATCTATGTGAATAGCACAAAACACAGAGTGATGCAATGTTCTTTTTATGACCTTGAAACTCGCCTGTAATGAACACTGAACATAGCAGTTTCTACATCGCTGGAAACTTTGAGTAAAAAATCGTGACATGTAGCTGAAAAGGCCATTGTTGCACTAGAAGAGTGACCAATAGGCAATaaaatcaatggaacatttcaaCACTTCAAAAAGAAATATGCTGTGACTGTTTTGAATATTAGAAGTGTAATGCAACCTATGAAAAAGTCAATCTCTTCTGTTTCAGCAAATAACTGATTTTAGAGCTCTGGAAAAAAACGTTATCAATAAGTAAAAACCGTACTTTGTTTACAGAATCACACTGAGAACTATGCAGAATATGAAGAACCacttctatcttttttttttacatggaacTTTGATTGTTAAACTGGGATGAATAAACGTTTTCTATACTTAACTTTTGAAGGCAAACAAAAGAGCACTTATTTTAACCTTGtgaacattaaaaaacaaacacattaggttacttgagataaatgaAGCATTTCTGTAAGGAAGCCCTCAATCAGGGTATGGTGTGGTAACATGAAGCATAAAGTGGGCAAATGCCACCCAGTATTAATATGAATAGATGTAGGCGAACACTTTACCAACTCTGACCCTGGGAGCAGGATCATCAAGGAGGTTAAGCATCCATAAAAATAGCTGGGAGTACCCATATATTGAACCAGTCCGTATAAAAATGTCATGGATAAATTTACATCCAAATAAATTGATTCTAATAAAACTAAACTTACAAAACAAAAAGCTGtcttataaacatttattttcacaaatatacacGCGTCCTAATTGATCAGTATGTGATCACAATAAAAAAGGCCACACATGCAAAAATAGAGACTGTACATTTTATCTGCAAACCATCATTTTGTGTACTTTAATCATTCAATTCACATATAACTACATTGCATAAGGAATGGAAGCAGTTCACAATAGACACAtatggtagtaaaaaaaaaatatctgtttaaAAAAAGTTTGACCTCAACAGATCTTATGATGCATTTGAATGCAGTTATTAGCTGAAAATCTCGTCAGTGATTAGCACTGCAGTAATGTAGTTTTTTTCATGACTGCGTGTATTTTATTTCTTCTGGGGAGATATTCATGGATGATAGAgaccatgtactggcaggagcatgctcattgATTTCCTAAGAAACTTTAGGCGGCATCTAAACTGGCCCAAgagcagccaggaaactgaagCACTGTCCAATTGCGCAGTGACCAAGCTGGACAAGAAAGTGAACCATTTGGCTGAATTCCCTCCAGCATAACTGGGGCCCTGTTAGCACACTTGCAAATGCTCGATAAGGATTTGCAGACATTCTGGCAGTTTCCAAAACACATTCAGAAATATCATcacctgcaatactgcagcattAGAGCCATCGTCACTGGGGGAAGTCTGTCAGCTTTCAGCACATTGACTCTAAATGGTCACAAGAATAGTTTCACCTGATCTTCACATTATACCAACAGCTAACTGAAATAATCCATAATGCATTACAACAAGAAGTacagacacaggaaacaggatgGCTTTATAGACTATTTTCTCAAATATGAGCACTAATGACTATACAGCAATTAGGGTTTTACAGTTTTCTAAACCACCTAACAGTCAAGCTTTAACGTGATATCCAAAATTACAAAAACGTATTATTCAGTTCTTCTTATGCCTCAATGTTAATGTCATTACATGCATGTACCACAGACAGAATAAATTGTCCCACACAGCAGCTGGACTAAAATCTCAAAAGAGAGTTATATGAAGTCATGTATAGGAAAAGCTCTAGCAGTTACTCAAGgcaatgatgggcaacaggtggccatCGGAGCCTTCATATGTGGCTCCCAgccccttcctgctttattgtcatagCTTGCAACACTTGCTTAAAATGCCTGccgatgttattacagataggtgtctctggATAAAtgaattgttttaacttattaggAAGATTAAAACATAATGtccggcccttttgaaggttagtggGACACACTATTCATCACCCAAAATGGGTATATCGCTGTAGTAAGGGGAAACATTTATgggaggagggtggaagaaatgAGCAAGGTAGGTACCTGCAGGTAAATCATTGGGTCATAAGGAAAGCAGATTAATAAAGGATTTGAACCTTACACAGATACTGAATGAATGTACcgagcaaaaataaaaaagtgtaggGTTGGACCGATTGGTTTAAATAATCAGACCTGATATAAGGCACAATAACAGAAAGATTCAGTAAAATAGTCCACAACATTTAATATTACAGcggtgtatatatagatatgtaacaAAACACAAATGCCAGCAATAAGTGCATTATCTAAAAGCAGAAAACAATAGTCTTTAAATGTTCTAGTACGAAgcactttatttgtaaaatacttAATCAGATCAAGATCAGCGACAGCCTGCTGCTTTGGTGTAACACAAATAATAGCACTTAAAAGAAAATAGCAATAGTCCCAAATTCAACTTTTATAGGCCAAACCAAAAAAGTGTTACATTTTGTCATTACACTGATGTTGAAAGGTAACATAACACCATGTATCAACAGGAGTACAAAAACAACTAAAGAGGTATTTGGCAGCAACGCCaaagttattatttaaaacaaaaaattctCATGTAAGGAGTATGTATGGCTCGCAGCTGACCTACAGAAAACGCTCTATAAACACATCAAGCATCCTGCTCTTACTAAAAGCTCTAACTAGCAGTCTCCACAAATGGAGACTGATGGACAGCAGACAGTACCATTGGGAATTTGTGGGCGCTCTTGCGGAGATATAGGTTCCTGCACTGTGTAGGATGTTTTTTCAATGCACTGGGTCTTTCTCAAAAAAACGGCAGGGAGTCCTCGGAGCAAATTGTGCAGGATTTTTAACAAACTGGTTACATGCATGTCTGTGGGCATAACCATAAAACATTCATTCCTCAAATTAACATCTCTTTGAGAAATAAAGATGCATCTTTAGAACAAACTTGTCTCAGCAGTTAGTCATTTTGTTTGCTTGACCTGATAACTCTACCAAGCTTTTAGCAATAGTtgaaagaaacacaaaaaaataaaaaagcaacaacAGTAGGCACAATGTGTGTGTGGTCATAAAGATCAAGTTAAACGCCGTACTAATATAAGTAATGGACATAATTATGTTTTCAAACACATAGttaacaataaaattattttccacATGCAGGAACAGAGAATAAAAACTGGATCCCTTGGAAGTAGTCTCAAATAAGTGTTCTGGCTCCATGGGTAGATGCTGAGGAAAGGACGTGTAGAAGGAAACAATATTACTTCCACTTTCTCTGAGTGACAGAGCCACTGAAACTGAGTCATTTCCCATTCCAAAAGTGTGCTTTATAGTTGTAAAGCTTTTCTGTACAAAATATTAGCTCAaacaagtttgtaaaaaaaaaaaaaaaaaaagaaagaaaaaacttgAAGCCCAGCACTGCCATCTACTGCACTTACTCCAAGTTCACTCATccaattagattgcaagctttaaAGGGCAAGAACCACCATGTACAGTAAATGCATTCAAAAATATAATCTTCTAACTAGGAAAACCGCTGGAAAGTTAACTATGTAAaccaaattatacaaaaataaaaaggatacAGCCCCAATAGAAGACAATGGAAAgaacaaaaattaaaacaaaactttaCTTACGATTTTTCAGGGCTTGTTCACACCTACTCACTATTATTTATACAGAAAAAACATACTATGCAACATGTTGCAGAAAATATTGTCAGTCTAAATTTTTTACCCCACAGGCCAATATGTTCTTGTACTGTTGTGTGGGCAAGCACCTGGAAAAAACCCACATACACACTCCAAATAGATAGTGTCCTAGTCACAATCAAACCATAACCACGGCGCTGTAAGGCAGCTATGCTAACTATGAGTTTTGCAGCTGCTAACTAGCTCCAGAAACCCgcattacaaaacaaaaaatagaatgAACTTTTAATTGGCTTGTTCCCACCATTGTGTTATAACATTTAAAAGCTGTACTGTTAAATGTTGCACCTATTTATCATGTGTTAACACGTACTACCAGTACAATAGACCGCATTGGTTAAAGCAcaaaacatcaaaagcacaatgAAAAAGCTATAAAATGACATCACTAAAATGAGCTAACACACATTACCATTTCCACAGCGTGCGCGTGTGTATGATCCCTCAGAATTATACTAGCACACATATCAAAACTGTATTTATTGAGCATAAAAGGTCAGTGTTTTTAATACTTCATAATGTGGgggttttattatataaaaacatttatttaaagagtTAGCCGACAAGTATAGATTTGTTACACatacattaactttatgcaaaaaCAGATTTTGAACTAAATTAAACTGCTCTCATTACATGGCAAAGgagaacatttttaaagaaacattGAAGCACACTAAACTCATATGCCAGGGGCCACAAGTAACTTAACTCCTTTagaacaaaattaatttatagtgACAGTGTTAAATCATTTGACTAATTGTCAATACACCATGCTTAGCATATGTTGCAAAGTATTTGCTTACTGTAGTTAATAGAAGAGCAGAGTAATGGACTAAGAACAATACAAATAAGTTTCTCATTATGAGTGTGCAAGCAACAAATTCCAATCTTCCGCTTTTGACGCCAGATCAGAACAGGGTGCTATACACATCAAAATTGCCCcaaagaaggaaaataaaaaattacagatTAGCTGTTTCTGACAACAACAAAAAGGAAGGGGGGGCACATGAGATACTTTAACTGCACAAACAAATAAATGAGCTAGAACCTGAATATAAAACAGATGACAATAACATTCAAAAGTATTGAGTATTGTGTAAACAGTGCAGCGTAAAACTAAACATTTCTGGAGTGTAAGCAATGCAGATTAAGGCACTGGCAtgggaaataaaaaatgtacaagaCATTTTGGTGTCAGATCAAACAAGGAGACTGACACACCCATCATTGATACATAGGAGTATAAAGAACTAAGCCAACATGTAAGCGAAGCTTTGGAACACAGGGAAGGTTTATAATAAATTGTTGGGAAAAATATTTAGCTGGGAGTATTAAGAACATACATGAGCATGCCAGTGCACAACTAGAAACTTTGATTTTTCTAATCACTACTTTGAAATCTAACATGGTAAAACTAGAGCACAATGTTGAGTCTAACCAGTTCCTCATGGGCAGTTACCAGGTGTCAAGAACAACTTAATGCTAGATACTCTAACATGCATGACACAGTCTACAGAGTGTAGTCCATGACAAAACGCAAACGTTGGTTGTCTCCGTAATGGAACTATATGTTCCAATATGCATACGCAAGTCAGAGTCTGACAGGGCATGATGGGACTAGTAGTTCCATCTGACAAGCAACAGGTTGCATTTGCTCTACATAATAGACTTGACCTCCTCGATTTGGGGACATTAAAAGAAATGCCACTCGCCACAATGATCCCAGTAAACTTTCCTCAGGTCACAGTGACTGGAGGGGTATAACACTCACCTGTAGGACCAGCGGCTCCGGGTTGAACGCCAGTGTTAGCAGCAGCTGCATGCGTTCTGTGTCCTTCAGGTTCTTCAGTAGGAAGCTGCCCGAGTCCTTAGTCTCAGCATAGCGCCGGACCAGCCTGTCCAGCAGCCGCTGCGAGGGGCAGTGCACCAAGTCCGACCAGCCCTCCACCACGTCCGGGGTAAGCAGCCGGACGTCTCCGTTGAGCCGGGCGAAGTTGGTCTTGTACATGGCCTGGATGAGGTCGCAGCGGGGCCGCCCGGTGGCTCTCTTGCAGATCCTCTGGTCCAGTTCCGCCAGCTCCTGGTTGGAGCCCAGCCGCTTGAGCACGACGCGCCGGCTGCCCTCCCGGGGCTCCCCGTACTGGGCGAAGTGCACGTTCTTGACGTTGAAGAAGTCGAGGAGCCGAACTCTGCCCCAGCCCTCGAAGCTCAGTTGCCCGTTCATGAACTTGCGGCACCAGCTGGTCCCGAAGCACGCCGGGCACTTATTGAGACTGAGGAAGCGGCGCTCGGTCAGCTCGTTGCGCTGGAAGGAGGCGAGGAGCGAGTGCGTGTTCAGCAGCATCACCACCAGCAGACTGGCCGCGAACAGCAGCTTCACGTAGCGGTACAGGCGGCCGAACTTCAGCGAAACAAGGCGCAACATGGTCCCGCTCTCTCCTCAGCCACCCTCCCTGGGAAGGGGAGCGGCGGGTTCGCCTCCCCGCGGCCGCTGTCTGACCACCGGTGGGGCCAGCTCGTAGCCGAGGCCAGCAGCGTGAGCTCTCAGGTCAGTGTGGTTCTCCTGTTACCCCTGTCGGTGCCCGCGCTCAGGCAGCTCTGAACTTACTGACAGAGGCGGCACGGGAGATCCGGAGCCAACAGTCGAAGGGAGGGGGCGTGGCCGAGCCTtggaacagaggagggagagacTTGTTGTGTCACGTGATAGCATGAAGGATGGGGTGACGTGACCACTCGCTGCCGCCATCTTGGAATGGGCAAAGTTTTGGCGATTGAAAAACACGTCTTTTGTTTTGAACGTAATTGATTTACGTAAttgttacttaattttttttaagttgaaACTGTGGTTCTAGAGTTAGAGAGCCCCACTGAGAGCGTTATCAGGCATGCCATGCCATGTCAATAAATACACATTAAGTCAGTATTGGACAcctatatttaatttaaagtaCCTAGGATTAAACAGTTGGATACTTCTGAAAGCAATATGccttacatataaataaaacgtATACCATACCGCCAAATGTGGACGACTTTAGTATATTTGGggaaaacaaaaaagaagataTATTGTGCTGTGCAGAAAATCCATATATAAACCCCTTTGTAACTATGCTATGTTATGTCCTTAAATACAATTAGTTGCAAAGACAACAACTTGCCACATGTTGACAGGCCAGGGGGTAGTGGGTTAAAcaatatgtaaagaaattaaggctgggtacacactacagaaaatttctcccgaaaAGATAtcataacaattttaccaacgactgaaagtcccaatcagaaTGTCCATTCATGTGTATACATTATAGACGTttgacaagatttaccttcaaatctgtgctcttcatctgccgtAACccgtaaccatctgctgaaaagattgtgactttgtGAACTCTATGGAGaactgctggccgtgagtgcatacacactgcaagatTGGAACATCATTGTTCCATCGTATACCGAGATTTTAGACagcttataaatatataatgaaacaCTACGATGTACATTGGAACTCACTAATATCATGCCGAAGGGTCATTTATTATGTGGCCTGATAATGGCGTGAAAA encodes the following:
- the DIPK2A gene encoding divergent protein kinase domain 2A, with amino-acid sequence MLRLVSLKFGRLYRYVKLLFAASLLVVMLLNTHSLLASFQRNELTERRFLSLNKCPACFGTSWCRKFMNGQLSFEGWGRVRLLDFFNVKNVHFAQYGEPREGSRRVVLKRLGSNQELAELDQRICKRATGRPRCDLIQAMYKTNFARLNGDVRLLTPDVVEGWSDLVHCPSQRLLDRLVRRYAETKDSGSFLLKNLKDTERMQLLLTLAFNPEPLVLQSFPSDEGWPFAKYLGACGRMVAVNYVGEELWSFFNAPWEKRVDLAWQLMEIAEQLTNNDFEFALYLLDVSFDNFAVGSRDGKVIIVDAENVLVADKKLIKQNKPENWDVWYESKFDDCDKEACLSFSKEILCSRATVDHNYYAICQNLLSRHATWRGTSGGLLHDPPSEIVKDGHLGALLDECANPKKRYGRFKAAKELREYLAQLSNNVR